In the genome of Entelurus aequoreus isolate RoL-2023_Sb linkage group LG15, RoL_Eaeq_v1.1, whole genome shotgun sequence, one region contains:
- the LOC133629746 gene encoding E3 ubiquitin-protein ligase RNF31-like: MEEVKRRGQALLNSGQVQDVRAEVQKLAAFCLPLSQKYHHIKAETMLKENVSGSNKAEVLESLGRLVKALSILEKYGCNLTSSTRPKYWRSVKHNNPVFKTTVDAMQGGRRVLFLYGYTNMQLDGLSFPEEVTEPDQEKVSMVTLEVMTLRSELDMLIQGTHPHQGLFKDVVPFVVRQDAMAAKVDGIPPKGEGPARKPPPVLPKPKLGLGHSLKKTCLSQCHLCGGRTAVHCPSCDGQAFCDECDDRFHRHPARTNHKRERGLEAPQDMCTICGMSPVHAQCATCVQRLCEKCDGLFHSHPERKGHTRTVVTPAQKTSSGSSSAWTCVHCATVNKPPDAVCVTCKRGPGSPNTEWCCKSCTVINQGSSILCEVCERPRLAPRPSITPVPAGPAPASSNEAQWTCQVCTFVNAVSTPTCEMCKSTADPGGQPSPPLKTPPSVKPHQVPHGSKPVPKPRSSLALKKQDRMREDGRKLICQIKEAEKRGISPEEVFAALRACKGTGVDLCDWQESELPHLLDEICAMANSVHASGPDGEGVRLSRAEAKLAWLATGGDIEWAARQLLRDRQVKMRELQSLGFRDVSQCEEAMRQSGGDLKGALSILQRPLLDPFHLHMWSEQPEPPIDPKDPDKERMCRRLLALYDLPSWGRCELTLSLLQEPDVSYTLEDVVEAVKESHDRDFIRRVLNNECPCCLSVFPHSKMRSLTSCQCAVCQECFTQHFTITVRDKHIRDMVCPICREPDINDPEQLDSYFSTLDIQLRECLTADVYDLFHKKLTEHALMKDPKFLWCCHCTSGFINEGEQLKVTCLSCCKSFCAQCKKPWEPQHQDLTCGQFQQWKRDNDPEYQKQGLAGYLRDNGITCPHCRFQYALTKGGCMHFTCFQCRYQFCSGCNNPYYKMCCRTEECSYTGLHAHHPRDCLFYMRDWESARLQALLQRSGVDFNTEPSDAQQTDACGVMEQKDEGGQQIDSPCGGQSQPGQAGLCEKHYREYLVSLINAHSIDPAPLYDNHDLVRACERYQVDKQRGEGEDDAAYHARLLKKLMEVPLGEKVPRNK, translated from the exons GTCTTGGAGTCGTTGGGCAGACTGGTGAAAGCTCTGAGCATCCTGGAGAAGTACGGCTGCAACCTGACGAGCTCCACCAGGCCCAAGTACTGGCGCAGCGTCAAGCACAACAACCCGGTTTTCAAAACGACAGTGGACGCCATGCAG GGCGGCCGGCGAGTCCTCTTCCTTTACGGCTACACCAACATGCAGCTGGACGGACTCAGTTTCCCCGAAGAAGTCACCGAACCGGATCAGGAAAAAGTGTCCATGGTGACGCTGGAGGTTATGACTTTACGTTCGGAGTTGGACATGCTCATTCAG GGGACACACCCTCACCAGGGACTCTTCAAAGACGTCGTCCCGTTTGTCGTCCGACAG GATGCGATGGCCGCCAAAGTGGACGGGATCCCACCGAAAGGGGAGGGGCCTGCACGCAAGCCACCACCCGTGCTGCCTAAACCCAAACTAGGCCTCGGACACTCTCTGAAAAAAACATGCT TGAGTCAGTGCCATCTGTGTGGCGGCAGAACAGCTGTCCATTGCCCCTCGTGTGACGGTCAAGCCTTTTGCGACGAGTGTGACGACCGCTTTCACCGCCACCCTGCCAGGACCAACCACAAGCGAGAGAGAGGACTGGAAGCCCCGCAGG acatgtgtACCATCTGCGGCATGTCTCCCGTCCACGCTCAGTGCGCCACGTGTGTGCAGAGGTTGTGTGAGAAGTGCGACGGGCTCTTTCACTCGCACCCCGAGCGCAAAGGCCATACCCGGACGGTGGTCACGCCCGCCCAGAAGACAAGCAG TGGGTCTTCATCCGCGTGGACGTGCGTTCACTGCGCCACAGTCAACAAGCCGCCAGACGCCGTGTGCGTCACCTGCAAACGCGGGCCCGGGTCCCCCAACACAG AGTGGTGCTGCAAGAGCTGCACGGTCATCAACCAAGGAAGCAGCATCCTCTGCGAGGTGTGTGAGCGCCCCCGCCTGGCCCCTCGCCCGTCCATCACCCCTGTGCCTGCAGGCCCGGCTCCTGCCTCCAGCAACGAAGCGCAG TGGACATGTCAGGTCTGCACCTTCGTCAACGCCGTGTCCACGCCGACGTGTGAGATGTGCAAGTCTACGGCGGACCCAGGCGGACAACCGTCGCCACCACTGAAGACCCCGCCCTCTGTAAAGCCCCATCAAGTCCCACATGGCTCGAAGCCCGTGCCGAAGCCCAGGTCGTCATTGGCGCTGAAGAAGCAGGACCGCATGCGGGAAGACGGACGCAAGCTCATCTGCCAGATCAAA GAGGCAGAGAAGCGAGGCATCAGTCCCGAGGAAGTGTTCGCCGCGCTCCGCGCGTGCAAGGGCACCGGCGTCGACCTGTGCGACTGGCAGGAGTCAGAACTGCCGCACCTGCTGGACGAAATCTGCGCCATGGCCAACTCGGTCCACGCCAGCGGTCCCGACGGGGAGGGTGTCAGGCTGTCCCGAGCTGAGGCCAAGCTGGCCTGGCTGGCGACGGGCGGCGACATCGAGTGGGCGGCGAGACAACTGCTGAGAGACCGACAAGTTAAG ATGAGGGAGCTTCAGTCCCTGGGCTTCAGGGACGTGTCGCAGTGCGAGGAGGCCATGCGTCAGAGCGGCGGCGACTTGAAGGGCGCCCTGTCCATACTGCAGCGCCCCCTCCTGGACCCCTTCCACCTGCACATGTGGAGCGAGCAGCCCGAGCCGCCAATCGACCCCAAAGACCCGGACAAAGAG AGGATGTGCCGCCGTCTCCTGGCGCTGTACGACCTGCCCAGCTGGGGGCGCTGCGAGCTCACCCTGTCGCTGCTGCAGGAGCCCGACGTGTCGTACACCCTGGAGGACGTGGTGGAAGCCGTGAAGGAGTCGCACGACCGCGACTTCATCAGGCGCGTCCTCAACAACGAGTGTCCGTGCTGCCTCAGCGTCTTCCCGCACAGCAAG ATGCGCTCGCTGACCTCGTGCCAGTGCGCCGTGTGCCAGGAGTGCTTCACGCAGCACTTCACCATCACCGTGCGGGACAAACACATCCGGGACATGGTGTGTCCCATCTGCCGCGAGCCGGACATCAACGACCCCGAGCAGCTGGACAGCTACTTCTCCACGCTGGACATCCAG CTGAGGGAATGTCTGACGGCTGACGTCTACGACCTCTTCCACAAAAAACTGACGGAGCACGCTCTGATGAAGGACCCCAAGTTCCTGTGGTGCTGCCAT TGCACGTCGGGCTTCATCAATGAAGGCGAGCAGCTGAAAGTCACATGTCTGTCCTGCTGCAAGAGTTTCTGCGCTCAGTGCAAGAAACCA TGGGAGCCTCAGCACCAGGATCTGACCTGCGGGCAGTTCCAGCAGTGGAAGAGGGACAATGACCCGGAGTACCAGAAGCAGGGCCTGGCTGGCTACCTGAGAGACAACGGCATCA CCTGTCCTCACTGTCGCTTCCAGTACGCGCTGACAAAAGGCGGCTGCATGCACTTCACCTGCTTCCAGTGCAGGTACCAGTTCTGCAGCGGCTGCAACAACCCCTACTACAAG ATGTGCTGCAGGACAGAGGAGTGCAGCTACACGGGCCTTCACGCCCACCATCCTCGCGACTGCCTCTTCTACATGCGGGACTGGGAGTCGGCCAGACTGCAAGCTCTGCTGCAA AGGAGTGGCGTGGACTTCAACACGGAGCCTTCCGATGCACAGCAGACAG ATGCGTGCGGCGTGATGGAGCAGAAAGACGAAGGAGGTCAGCAGATCGATTCCCCGTGTGGCGGCCAATCTCAGCCTGGCCAGGCCGGACTCTGCGA GAAGCACTACAGAGAATACCTGGTGAGTCTGATTAACGCCCACTCCATTGACCCCGCCCCTCTGTATGACAACCACGACCTGGTCCGGGCCTGCGAGAGGTACCAGGTGGACAAGCAGCGGGGAGAGGGCGAGGACGACGCCGCTTACCACGCTCGTCTGCTGAAG